A region from the Kryptolebias marmoratus isolate JLee-2015 linkage group LG9, ASM164957v2, whole genome shotgun sequence genome encodes:
- the LOC108237992 gene encoding charged multivesicular body protein 1b-like, which translates to MSNMEKHLFNLRFAAKELQRNSKKCDKEEKAEKAKVKKAIQMGSMEVAAIHAENAIRQKHQSLHFLRMSARVDAVASRVQTAVTMNQVSKSMSGVVKSMDATLKSMNLEKISALMDKFEKQFETLDVQTAQMEDSMSSSTTLTTPQSEVDMLLREMADEAGLDLNLELPQGETSSLASSVASAEQDDLSQRLSRLRGQVS; encoded by the exons ATGTCCAACATGGAGA AACACCTGTTCAACCTCAGGTTTGCTGCTAAGGAGCTGCAGCGAAACTCTAAGAAATGTGACAAAGAGGAAAAGGCAGAAAAGGCTAAAGTGAAGAAG GCGATCCAGATGGGTAGCATGGAGGTGGCAGCCATCCACGCGGAGAACGCCATCCGCCAGAAGCATCAGTCCCTCCACTTTCTGCGGATGAGCGCCCGGGTGGACGCCGTGGCCTCGAGGGTCCAGACAGCCGTCACCATGAACCAG GTCTCTAAATCCATGTCTGGAGTGGTGAAGTCCATGGACGCCACACTGAAAAGCATGAACTTAGAGAAG ATCTCTGCACTGATGGACAAGTTCGAAAAGCAGTTTGAGACCCTGGACGTGCAGACGGCTCAGATGGAGGACTCGATGAGCAGCAGCACCACTCTCACGACTCCTCAG AGTGAAGTGGATATGCTCCTGCGCGAGATGGCTGATGAAGCAGG gctgGATCTTAACCTGGAGCTTCCTCAAGGCGAGACATCCTCCCTGGCTTCATCTGTGGCATCAGCTGAGcag GACGACCTGTCCCAGAGGCTGTCCAGGCTGAGAGGACAAGTGTCCTAA
- the tent5d gene encoding SH3 domain-containing protein C23A1.17 produces the protein MSEKKSSQRFHSLNSEQVEVLHQVLSEVVPIHGRGNFPTLELRPRDIIIEVRARLQKQGIAVRDVRLNGSTASHVLVRDNGTSYKDLDIIFGVELPSQEEFQVIKESVLGCLLDCLPAGVNRERISSATMKEAYVQKMVKVFNDHDRWSLISLSNNSGKNLELKFVSVLRRQFEFSVDSFQIILDRLLESYMQQDSQHKLHAVNVKDHSAEGANHSPSVYSQSTTPDAEKSALLSDEHRAQISGTQQRDEVHEKDSQTESLQAEDSNQTEPCHAEKDETPAEPEEVSERNDNPNETEQTSVKPPSEKKETSEEPEPSDQTELGHQPLDESKPTITAEQLEQTQPCDGQQAEASNHNEPSVQKELANHTEPPDEQRELAEEMGHPDPPDASKITLCLNRAEEPHSTEQSDKTNVSKRFTEDQRGNEEDKMLHVSAPDTCANTETQLKDERKEEKENDEEIEAEGENDPKICEITDEISALEEKPVDDTQSIDCSCSTSSTLTLSNTQPTDTEDTPETHSTQCADNSEKTANTLEAVSPPDTQEILPAPPSLVSDKKTSSAPCSKVSERLSHMVVLKHSSPKPPRRMCRKVTSNPHPCQVSENELLVAPCPDSNPCSTAESNKVFNLKPTSPSSYSPTIPTDVYEPNPSNNPSLNPDPTSDPVPAPDILSIPCPDPVTTIPQEPSTSQQTIDGSCETGPKETPNTGVAINEQSQSCSSETGSELKETEPHTDTSSSKTQEPAPTADGAEVKTEEQTKNPNPNPQENTPTSLPSPHSIVPPLLSLSPPHFTPSPPSLSPPPCLTPPSPLLSTMSPTTSFSSPPQSFSPTSSCLSSPPYLTPPMLSLSPPPLCPTPPSPCLSPPLLCFTPPVESGDLLPQVPSDMESLIVNADRDEQINGPSPQSGVPPLPLKDKTDNNYSSSMPQVAEPVSFPITIPSSSSHALPHSQSEGSGDSAPPKTSEVSKTVPDNEEAPKTITDTSELCNSPRGSDSVPDVEVLAESMYGDFEAAMDHLRYRLIATRNPEEIRGGGLLKYSNLLVRDYRPASETQIKTLERYMCSRFFIDFPDVQEQQRKILSYLKNHFIGEERSKYQYLMTLRRVIDDSTVCLMGHERRQTLNMITVLALKVLGEQNIIPNTDHVMCFYQPAPYLAEHSAPYLAEPSYCSYYIPQGGSTLLYQPYPLHLHPQTGLV, from the exons ATGTCTGAGAAGAAATCCAGCCAGAGGTTTCACAGCCTGAACTCTGAGCAGGTGGAGGTTCTCCACCAGGTGCTGTCAGAGGTGGTCCCCATCCACGGCCGCGGGAACTTTCCCACGCTGGAGCTGCGTCCTCGTGACATCATCATAGAGGTGCGGGCCAGGCTGCAGAAGCAGGGCATCGCCGTCAGGGATGTTCGCCTGAACGGCTCCACGGCCAGCCATGTGCTTGTGCGAGACAACGGAACGAGCTACAAGGACCTGGACATCATCTTCGGCGTGGAGCTGCCGAGCCAGGAGGAGTTCCAG GTGATTAAAGAGTCGGTGCTGGGGTGCCTGCTGGATTGCCTGCCTGCCGGGGTCAACAGAGAGCGGATCAGCAGCGCCACAATGAAGGAGGCCTATGTTCAGAAAATGGTCAAAGTCTTCAACGACCACGACCGCTGGAGCCTCATCTCCCTGTCGAACAACAGCGGCAAAAACCTGGAGCTCAAATTCGTCAGCGTGCTACGGCGCCAGTTTGAGTTCAGCGTGGACTCTTTCCAGATCATTCTGGACCGTCTCCTGGAGTCCTACATGCAGCAGGACTCCCAGCACAAGCTGCACGCTGTTAATGTTAAGGACCACTCCGCAGAAGGCGCGAATCACTCGCCCTCTGTGTACAGTCAGTCCACCACTCCAGACGCGGAGAAATCTGCGCTTTTATCCGATGAGCACAGGGCTCAGATCAGTGGGACGCAACAGAGAGATGAAGTGCATGAAAAGGATTCTCAGACAGAATCCTTACAAGCTGAAGATTCAAACCAGACAGAACCCTGCCACGCAGAGAAAGACGAAACACCTGCAGAGCCCGAAGAAGTGTCTGAGCGCAACGACAACCCAAATGAGACGGAGCAGACATCTGTAAAACCTCCgtcagaaaagaaagaaacttctGAAGAGCCTGAGCCATCGGATCAGACCGAGCTCGGACACCAGCCCTTAGATGAGTCTAAGCCCACAATTACAGCAGAGCAATTAGAGCAAACCCAGCCCTGCGATGGCCAACAAGCAGAAGCTTCAAATCACAACGAACCTTCTGTACAGAAAGAGCTAGCTAACCACACAGAACCGCCTGATGAACAGCGAGAACTCGCGGAGGAGATGGGACATCCTGATCCACCCGACGCCTCAAAAATAACTCTGTGTCTAAACCGTGCAGAGGAGCCTCACAGCACGGAGCAATCTGATAAAACCAACGTATCTAAGCGTTTCACAGAGGATCAGAGAGGCAATGAGGAAGATAAAATGCTGCACGTGTCTGCTCCAGACACATGTGCAAACACAGAGACTCAgctaaaagatgaaagaaaagaggaaaaggagaacGATGAGGAGATTGAAGCAGAGGGGGAAAATGATCCGAAAATCTGTGAAATCACTGACGAGATTTCAGCCTTAGAAGAGAAACCTGTAGATGACACACAGAGTATTGATTGCTCCTGCTCCACCTCTTCCACTCTCACACTTAGCAACACACAGCCCACTGACACCGAGGATACACCAGAGACTCACAGCACACAATGCGCAGATAACTCAGAGAAAACAGCCAACACACTTGAAGCTGTCAGCCCTCCAGATACTCAGGAAATCTTACCCGCACCACCTAGCCTTGTTTCTGACAAAAAGACCTCCTCTGCTCCCTGTAGTAAGGTCTCAGAGAGACTGTCTCACATGGTGGTGCTCAAACACTCATCCCCAAAACCCCCTCGGAGGATGTGTCGAAAGGTTACCTCTAACCCTCACCCCTGCCAAGTCTCTGAAAATGAACTGCTTGTTGCACCTTGTCCAGATTCAAACCCTTGTTCCACGGCTGAATCAAACAAAGTCTTTAACCTTAAGCCAACAAGTCCCAGTTCATACTCTCCAACTATCCCAACAGATGTTTATGAACCTAATCCTTCCAATAACCCATCTTTGAATCCTGACCCTACCTCAGATCCTGTTCCAGCCCCTGATATTCTTTCCATCCCATGTCCAGATCCTGTGACTACAATACCTCAAGAGCCATCTACCTCTCAGCAAACCATTGATGGTTCATGTGAAACAGGCCCTAAGGAGACACCAAACACAGGTGTCGCCATCAATGAGCAAAGCCAGTCCTGCTCAAGCGAAACGGGCTCTGAACTCAAAGAGACAGAGCCACACACCGACACATCCAGCTCTAAGACCCAAGAACCTGCGCCTACAGCCGATGGAGCTGAGGTCAAAACAGAAGAGCAGaccaaaaacccaaacccaaacccaCAAGAAAACACTCCCACTTCCCTCCCATCTCCTCACAGCATCGTCCCCCCTCTTCTCAGTCTGTCCCCTCCCCACTTCACGCCCTCACCCCCCAGCCTCAGCCCTCCCCCCTGCTTGACACCTCCATCACCATTGCTAAGTACCATGAGCCCTACCACCAGCTTTAGCTCCCCTCCTCAAAGTTTCAGCCCAACATCATCCTGCCTCAGCTCGCCTCCTTACCTCACCCCTCCCATGCTTAGCCTTAGCCCTCCTCCGCTCTGCCCCACCCCGCCGTCCCCCTGCCTCAGCCCTCCCCTTCTCTGCTTCACTCCACCAGTGGAGTCTGGGGACCTTTTACCTCAGGTACCTTCGGACATGGAGTCTTTGATTGTGAATGCTGACAGGGACGAACAGATTAATGGTCCGTCCCCTCAATCAGGAGTTCCTCCATTACCGTTGAAGGATAAAACGGACAATAACTATAGCTCATCAATGCCTCAGGTTGCTGAGCCTGTCTCTTTTCCAATCACAATTCCAAGTTCCTCCTCACATGCGTTGCCTCATTCCCAGTCTGAAGGCTCAGGGGATTCTGCTCCTCCTAAAACCAGTGAGGTGTCCAAAACTGTGCCTGACAACGAAGAGGCCCCTAAAACAATCACAGACACATCTGAGCTGTGTAACTCTCCTCGAGGATCAGACTCGGTCCCTGACGTTGAGGTTCTGGCAGAGAGCATGTACGGCGACTTCGAGGCAGCAATGGACCACCTGCGCTATCGTTTGATCGCTACCAGAAACCCCGAGGAGATCCGAGGGGGTGGCTTGTTAAAATACAGCAACCTGCTGGTCAGAGACTACCGACCAGCCAGCGAGACTCAGATAAAGACTCTGGAGCGCTACATGTGCTCACGGTTTTTCATCGATTTCCCCGacgtgcaggagcagcagaggaagatCCTGTCCTACTTGAAGAACCACTTCATTGGGGAAGAGAGAAGCAAGTACCAGTACCTGATGACGCTGCGTCGCGTCATAGATGACAGCACAGTGTGTCTGATGGGCCACGAGAGGCGTCAGACGCTCAACATGATCACAGTGTTGGCACTGAAGGTTCTCGGGGAGCAGAACATTATACCCAACACAGATCACGTGATGTGTTTCTACCAGCCCGCCCCCTACCTGGCCGAGCACAGTGCCCCTTATCTCGCAGAACCCAGCTACTGCAGCTACTACATCCCACAAGGGGGGTCGACCCTGCTGTACCAACCGTACCCTTTACACCTGCACCCACAGACAGGACTAGTCTGA